One window from the genome of Dolosigranulum savutiense encodes:
- a CDS encoding ABC transporter substrate-binding protein: MKKLLSRGLLLSSVLLVAACSPNNEDDTQVEETTEEVSQPAEENNDQTAKDSPSDETDKATADGTLTIMDNAEHTVDVPANPQRVAVFDNGQLDVLQSLGLSDRVVATASDILPDYLSEFSDLPVAGTLFEIDLEVANAEEPELAIVGARSQESYDSLADIVPTLDLSNTIQNIWETLQSNLETYGKIFGVEEQAEGKIQGLEEQLTALAENASSSGLDALFLMTSEGQLSAYGPGSRFGHVHDLFGYEPVDSDIEVSRHGMDVSVEYVLEKDPDVIFLLDRGAAIGDESSVSEFEENPVIQETTAYKEGNIVHLSPDMWYLTEGGFVSFKTMMDEAAQPLN; this comes from the coding sequence GTGAAGAAATTATTGTCTAGAGGATTACTATTGTCAAGTGTCTTATTGGTGGCCGCGTGTAGCCCAAATAATGAAGATGACACTCAGGTTGAAGAGACCACTGAAGAGGTGAGCCAACCCGCCGAAGAAAATAATGATCAAACAGCTAAAGATAGTCCATCAGATGAAACTGATAAAGCAACTGCTGACGGAACACTAACCATTATGGATAATGCGGAGCACACGGTTGATGTGCCGGCTAACCCACAACGAGTGGCCGTGTTCGATAATGGACAGTTAGATGTTTTGCAGTCACTCGGCTTATCAGACCGTGTTGTCGCTACTGCCTCCGATATTTTACCAGACTATTTAAGTGAGTTCAGTGACTTGCCAGTTGCCGGTACACTCTTCGAGATCGACTTAGAAGTCGCGAACGCTGAAGAACCGGAACTAGCAATTGTCGGTGCCCGTTCCCAAGAAAGTTACGATAGCTTAGCTGATATCGTTCCAACGCTTGACTTAAGTAACACTATCCAAAATATTTGGGAAACCTTACAATCGAACTTAGAAACATATGGTAAAATATTTGGTGTTGAAGAACAAGCTGAAGGAAAAATTCAAGGTTTAGAAGAACAGTTGACGGCTCTTGCTGAGAATGCTTCTTCATCTGGTTTAGACGCTCTGTTCTTGATGACCAGCGAAGGCCAACTATCTGCTTACGGACCAGGCTCTCGCTTCGGCCATGTTCACGATTTATTCGGCTATGAACCGGTTGACAGCGATATTGAAGTCTCTCGTCACGGCATGGATGTTTCCGTTGAATATGTCTTAGAAAAAGATCCTGATGTTATTTTCTTACTTGATCGCGGAGCAGCTATCGGTGATGAAAGTAGCGTTAGTGAATTCGAAGAAAATCCAGTTATTCAAGAAACAACGGCTTATAAAGAAGGCAATATCGTCCACCTATCACCTGACATGTGGTACTTAACAGAAGGTGGTTTCGTCTCCTTCAAAACAATGATGGACGAAGCGGCTCAACCACTCAACTAA